A segment of the Effusibacillus pohliae DSM 22757 genome:
CAGAGCCGTGCGAACACCGGGTACGGAATGCCAAACTTCGTTCCTGCGTGGGCATTCAACAGAATCGGGATCATGATGATCAGATTGCCGAGAAAAATCGTCCCGATCGCCTGCCACCAGTTCATACCCAGACCGATCATGCCGGATGCCAGCGTGTACGTCGGGATGCAGATACACATCCCGATCCAGAGGGCGGAGAAGTTGTACCCCGTCCAATTATGTTCCTGCTTGGTCGTCGGCCGCAAATCATCGTTCCATAACGGCGATCCCGCAACCTGCCCGATTCCCCGGTCGGTCAAAGTGACGATCCCCTGCTCTTCGATTTGGGTTTTCATTCGAACCCCACCTTTTTTGATCGAATCGTGACGGGAGAAGAGGGGGCGAAACAGGCTCAGACACCCCCGGCAGCAGCCCTATCCGGGCCCAGTCCCGCCCGCTCCCCGTCGTTTCCTACGGAAGCAGCCGCACCATATCGCCGTACGTTTCCGGCCGGCGGTCCCGGTAAAATTGCCACAGGTCGCGGACTTCGTGAATCAGATTTTTATCCATTTCGCCGATCACCACCTCATCCTGGTCGCGGCTTCCGATGGCAACGATGCGGCCGCGCGGATCGACCAGGTACGATTGGCCATAGAATTCTCCCATGTTCCAAGGGGCTTCTACGCCCACGCGGTTGATGGCCGCCACATAATAGCCGTTGGCGACCGCGTGCGCCGGCTGCTCCAGTTTCCACAGATACTCGGACAGCCCCGCGACGGTGGCTGACGGATTGAACACGATCTCCGCCCCGTTCAGTCCCAGGAGCCGCGCTCCCTCCGGAAAATGACGGTCATAACAGATGTACACGCCGATTTTGGCAACCGCCGTATCGAATACCGGATAGCCGAGGTTGCCCGGCTTAAAGTAAAACTTTTCCCAGAATCCGCATCCCTTGTCGCCTACGCCGACGTGTGGAATGTGCTGTTTGCGGTATTTACCGAGATAGGACCCGTCGGCGTCAATCACCGCCGCCGTGTTGTAGTAGACGCCGATTCCCGCTTTTTCGTAGACGGGAACGATGATCACGGCGCCCAGCTGCTTTGCCATCTCTTGGAACAGCCGGACAGTCGGTCCGTCGGGCACCTCCTCCGCCGATTCATACCACTTGGTGTTCTGCTCGGCGCAGAAATAGGGGCCGTAGAAAATTTCCTGCAGACAGATGATCTGCGCCCCCCGGTCGGCTGCCTCGCGCACCAGCCGCAGATGTTTCTCGATCGCTTTCTCCTTGTGCACGGCAACAGGCTCATCGCCATGCACATCGTGCGAGGCTTGGATGAGACCGATTTTCACTTTGTTGGGCATCGCTATACCTCCTCGCTCTCACTTGGCCATCCTGTCACTTGCAATGGTGGTCCCGCCCTCCGCCGGCTGAGGGACCGTCCGCTGTTCGAAGCCGGTCCCGCCAGCCCGCTCGCAGTGGCGCAGGCCGCTCCCGCCCCGCCCGGGTCACGGCCGGCGAAACGGTGTTCGCCTGATGAACTGCCCGAATCCCGGACGCCCGACAAACTGTTTGTCGCGGATCACAAACTCGCCCCGCAACAGAACGGATACCACCTGTCCATGCACCTTCATTCCTTCAAACGGATTGTAGTCCACGTTCATATGGTGGGTGGCGGCCGACAAGATTCGCGTGGCTCCCGGATCGAAAATCACCAGATCGGCGTCCGACCCGACGGCGATCGTGCCTTTCCGCGGGAACATGCCGAACAGTTTGGCCGCTTTCGTGGCGATCACATCGACGAACTGGTTGAGGCTGATCCGCCCTTTGTGCACTCCTTCCGAGTAGACGACGCCGAAACGGTCTTCAATCAGCGGGCCGCCGTTCGGGATCTTGGTGAAATCGCCTCTCCCCAACTCCTTCTGGCCCTTGAAATTGAAGGAACACTGATCGGAGCCGACCGTTTGCAGAATGCCGTTGCACAACGCGTTCCACAGCACGTCCTGGTGCCATTTCTCGCGCAGCGGCGGCGACCACACATATTTCGCTCCGGCAAAATCGGGCTGTTCCAAATAGCTGATGTCAAGCACCAGGTATTGGGGACAGGTCTCGCCGTACACCTGCCACCCTTTCTCCCTCGCCTCGGCAATCTGCCGCACCGCCTGCGCGCAGGAGACGTGAACCACGTACAGTTGCGAATCGGCAAGCGCGGTGAGAGCGGCCGCCCGGCCGGTCGCCTCCCCTTCCGCCTCCGGCGGCCGGGTGAGCGCATGATAGATCGGATCGGTCTTGCCTTCCGCCAACGCCCGTTTCGTCAGATAATCGATCACATCGCCGTTCTCCGCGTGCACCTGCACGAGGGCGCCCAATTCCCTGGCGCGGACCAATGTTTTGAACAGGGTTTCATCGTCCGCTTGCAGAACATTTTTATACGCCATGAACACTTTCAGCGACACGATTCCCTCTTCCGCCACAACATGCGCCAGTTCTTCCAGCACCTGGTCGTTCGCTTCGGCGATCATCAGATGGAATCCGTAGTCGATCACCGCCTTGCCTCTCGCCTTCTCGTGCCAGATGGCGATCGCCTCCCGCAGCGATTGCCCTTTGTTGGACAGGCAAAAATCGATGATCGAGGTCGTTCCCCCGAACGCCGCCGCCCGCGTGCCGGAAGCGAAATCGTCCGCCGTGACCGTTCCGCCAAACGGCATATCGAGGTGTGTGTGCGGATCGATCCCGCCCGGGAACACATAACAGCCGCCCGCATCGATCACCTCCGCTCCGCTCGCCTCCAGTTGCTCGCCGATGGCGACCACTTTGTCCGCTTCGATCAAAACATCCGCCTGATACGTTTCGCTGGCGGTGACCACCGTTCCGCCGCGAATCAGTTTGCGCATCTATGATCCCCCCGCTTGTTCATCGTTTCGCCGCCGCAGGACGCTTGACCAGCCAACGCCGCCTGCCGTTGATTCCATGTCAGCGGCGGCTTGCCTGTGACAATTTCCACCATTTGGATCGTACCTTCCACGGGGCATACGATTTGGCACAGATTGCACCCGACGCACTCGTCTTCACGCACCACCAGGTGCTGTTTGCCGGTCCGCTCGTCATGCACGATGTCGATACATTGATGGGAAGCGTCCTCACACGCGATATGGCACTTGTTGCAGTTGATGCAGGTCGCTTCGTTGATGCGGGCGACGATTTTGTAGTTGAGATTGAGATTGCCCCAGTCGGAATAGGTGTGCAGGGATTTGCCGATGATGTCCCTGACGGACGGGATCCCTTTTTGATCCAGATAGTGATTCAACCCATCGATCATATCCTCGACGATGCGGAACCCGTGATGCATGGCGGCTGTACAAACCTGCACGCCGGAAGCGCCCATCAGCAAAAATTCAACAGCGTCGCGCCAGGTCGAAATTCCGCCGATGCCCGAGATGGGGATGCCGACCAACGGATCGCGCGCACACTCCGCCACCATGTTGAGCGCGATCGGCTTCACCGCCGGCCCGCAATAGCCGCCGTGCGCCCCCTTTCCGTCCACATGCGGAATCGGCAGCCATGTATCAAGGTCGACCCCCATCAAACTGTTGATCGTGTTAATCAGACTGATCGCATCCGCGCCGCCTTCCCTCGCCGCTCTTGCGGTGAACCGGATGTCGGTGATGTTCGGCGTCAGCTTGACAATCACGGGCGTTTGCGCGACCTCTTTCACCCACTCCGTTTGTTGCCGGACAAGGTCCGGATGCTGGCCGACAGCCGACCCCATCCCCCGTTCCGCCATTCCGTGCGGACAGCCGAAATTCAGTTCCAATCCGTCGACGCCAACCGCTTCCACCGCCTTCACGATTTCATGCCATTTCTCCCGCTTCGGTTCGACCATCAGCGACGCGATCAGCGCGTGTTGGGGAAACCGTTTTTTCACCTCCGCCATTTCCCTGAGATTGACCTCTAACGGACGGTCGGTAATCAGTTCAATATTGTTGAATCCCAGTACGCGCTGTCCGCCATAATGCAGAGCGGCAAACCGGGATGTGACATTGATGATCGGGTCGTCCGTCAGCGTCTTCCAAACCGCTCCTCCCCAACCGGCTTCAAACGCCCGCATCACCTGGTAGCCCGAATTGGTCGGGGGAGCGGATGCCAGCCAAAACGGATTCGGTGATTTGATTCCGGCCAGTTCGATCTGCAGATCCGCCATGTTTCCCGCCTCCTTGCATCCGATTTGATAGGATCATTGAAACAGGTGGGCACGCATCAACCGGCTGGCGATTGCTGTTCCAACGCGGCATGAATCGCATAAGCCGCCCGTTTGCCCTGCTCCGCGGCGTCGACCACCATCGCGTCCGTCTTGCCGCCTCCGAAAATAAAATCGCCCGCGGCAAACACGTTCGTCCGCGATGTTTTGTACGTTCCTTCTTCCACGATGGGGATTCCGTTCCGGTGATTGATTCCAAACGCCTCGATCAACGGCAACTGCCGTTCCTGCCCGATCGCTTTGATCACATAATCGACCTCGACCACAAACTCGCTGCCGGGTACCGGAACCGGCCGTCTCCGCCCTTTCTCGTCCGGTTCCCCCAGTTCCATCCGGATCAGCTCAAGCGCGGTGACTCGGCCATCCACACCGAGGATCCTTGTTGGCGCCACCCGCCAACGGAATTCCACCCCGTCCTGTTTGGCGAACTCGTACTCGAAATCATAGGCGGTCATCTCCTGCTGCGTGCGGCGATAGAAAATCTGGACCCGTTCCGCCCCCAGCCGCACCGAACAGGTGGCCGCATCGATCGCCGTGTTGCCCGCTCCGATCACAGCCACTTTTTTCCCGATCAAATCGCGCGTCAACGGTTTCGTCTTGGTCTCCTCGATAAACGAAATCGCATCCCAGACGCCCGCCAGTTCCTCGCCTTCGATCCCCAGGCGGGGGACGGCCCCCATACCGACCGCCAGCAACACCGCGTCGTGTGTATCCACGAGCTCTTGTGCATGTACATCCACCCCCACCTTGACGCCATAGCGGAAACGCACGCCGAGCGATTCGACCTGTTCAGCCTCCCACAGCGGAATCTCCTGCGGCAGCCGGAAGGACACGATCCCGTACGTGTTCAGCCCGCCCGCTTTTTCTTTCGCTTCATAGACGGTGACATCATACCCGATCCGGGCCAGTTCGCGGGCGGCCGACAAGCCTGCCGGTCCGGCGCCGACGATCGCCACCCTGCGGCCGTTTGGCGCCCCGGCTTGAAATAACACCGCCCGGTTCCAGATCGCCCAATCGGTCGCATACCGTTGCAACAGGCCGATCATGATCGGGCGCGACGCATGGTTTAACACACAAGCGCCTTCGCACAGTTCGGAAGTCGGGCACACCCGCGCGCAACTCGCCCCCACAGGATTGGACTCCATGATCGTTCTGGCCGAGCCGTACAGGTTGCCGGTGGCGATTTTTTTGATAAAAGACGGAATGTCAATCCTCGTCGGACACGCTTTGACGCAAGGCGCGTCATAACAAAACAGGCAGCGGTTCGCCTCATCAACCGCTTCTTTCGGTTTCAGCGGCGGCACCACTTCCCGAAAATTGGCGTGGAGATCCTCCACGGGGATGAACGCCTGTTTCACTGCCATTCCGATACCCCCTTGATGAGTGGTAGAATCGATGTTTTGGAAACCGCCTGGCGGTCGCTTGGCAGATGATCCAAATCGGTGATCGGCCGGGATGTGTGAGCATTCGGACACAACCGTCAGTCCCGCTCTTCCGTGTCCCCCTTTGTCCTCATTTTGCTGTTCGGTTTATTTTATCGATGCATATTTGAAAAGATTCTTGGACTCGTTGTCAGCTTTTTTTGACAAACGTTTTTACATTTTGTCAAATCAAAAAACGGGCGTTTCTTTCGCCGTCGCAAAAGAAACGCCCGCCCACAGTCACTGCTACACCCCGGAAGGAGGCGCTACTCCCCAAACGCTTCACGCACTTCGGGACGAGATTGGTTCCACAGTTCGCCGCCGCGAAACTCTTTCAGGAAAGCGCCCAGCTTAGCTTTCTCCTCCGGTTCCAGCACCTCCAGTTTGATCAGGCCTTTCATCGCATCGCTCATTTTGTTGACCTGATCAGGCAAACTTTTGTATCCCAGTTTGGCCTCCACGTCGATCCGGAACGGAATCGCCGCACAAATGCCGTGGTAGCCCATGCCGGTCTCGCCTTTTTTCAGCGTCACCCAGACGACACACACGCGCCGTCCGTTCGGAATCTGGTCGGGGCTTTTCGCGCCAAACTGGATGCCCCGTTCCACCCGGCTCTTCCCGTGAATCGCCCCGTTGTCCACAAACACGGAATCCCCGTCGATAATGACTGCCGACAGCGAAGCAAACTCATCGGGCGTGTCATGCCCCGTCTTTGCCGTCAAACTTAACTCCATCCGTGTCGCCTCCCATACTGTTTGTATCGGCTCCGGCCCTGCCCTCTAATGCCCAACCTGCTTGGAAGGCAGGGAAGTCGGCAAGTTTGCAACCGGCCGCCTGGGGTTCATCGTGCCGAGATACACGCCAATCAACACGGTGACAAACCCGACCGCATGAATCCAGATCATCCGCTCGCCTAAAAGCAGAACGGCAAACACCAGGCTGGCCGCCGGCATCCCGTTGAGGAACATAGCGGTGCGGCCCGCCCCGATTTTTTGGATACCGTTGTTCCACCAGATGCCGCACAACCCGGTGGCCACCCAGGCGGAGAACAGCAGCACCGTCCAGACGAACCAGTCGGCGGGCCATGTGACGCCGCCCCTCTCCTGCGTCTCAAACACGGAAGCAACCGCCAGACACAACGTGCCGACCGCATGCATATAAGCGGTGATCGCCACCACCGAGACAGTTTCCGCCGCTTTCTTCACGAACAGACCGCCCGCCACATAAAACAGCATCGCTGCGACCACCAGCCATTCCCCTTTTCCAAACAGAAAGCGGCCGTTTCCTTCCAGCATCGAATCGCCCGCCACCACCAGGAACACACCGGAAAACCCCATGACCAACCCGAGCACCCGGTTCCACGTCAACGGTTCGCGAAACAAAAAATAGGCCAAAAGCCCCGTGACCAGCGGGTTCAGGGCCAGAATCAGCGAACCGGTCGAGGCGTTCGCCGTTTGCAGTCCCATCGCCAGCGTCGTCTGGTGCAAAAAGATGGCGGACACGCCAGCCCCGATAATGTACAGCCAAGACCGCGCCGGGATCTGCCGGAACGAAGGATGCTGCCCGCCCCGCCACCAAACCAGGATCGCCAGCAGCAACAAAGTGGCAGCCCCGATTCGTACCGCCGCCAGCGTGATGGGCGGAAAATGTCCCACCAAGAATTTCACCATCACCACATTCAAGCCCCAAATCACGACGACAGCCGCAAGCAGCGCTTTGACCGCCCGGTCTTCCCTCATCGTTCCACTCTTCTTTCACACTGAAAAATTCGTTGCCCACACCCTTCTCCGGATCAGCCAGGTTCCCCGGCTCGCATCGCCCCCGGCAACAACTGCCGCCTTACCGGTAAAATACACCGTCGCAAATATACGCGGCCGGTCCCGTCATCAACACGGGGCCGTCTTCCTGCCACTCAATCTCCAGGTCGCCGCCGAGCAAATGGACAAGCACCTTGCGGTCCAACCGGTCCGTCAGAATGCCCGCCACCACCGCCGCACAAGCGCCTGTGCCGCACGCCTGCGTGATGCCCGATCCGCGTTCCCACACGCGGAAGATGATTTCCCCGCGGTTCAGCACCTGGATAAACTCGACGTTCACCCGCTCGGGAAACAACGGATGGCGCTCAATCAGCGGACCGACTGCCGCCACATTCACCTGATCTAGATCGTCAACAAAAATCACCGCGTGCGGGTTCCCCATGGAAACGGCGGTAATTGTATACGGGGTTCCCTGAACGTCGATCGTCTCCAGGATCGTCGTCGTTTCCGGGTCGCCCAGCATCGGCAAGTCTTTTTTTAACAAACGGGGCGCCCCCATGTCGACCGTCACCAATTCCACCTTGTTGTCCTGCCCCACTTGAACGCGCGCCTGCACAACACCGCCCAGCGTTTCAATTTGAAACTCCCGCTTCCGGGTCATTCCCCGGTCATACACATATTTGGCGACGCTGCGCAGTCCGTTGCCGCAATTTTTTGCTTCCGATCCGTCATTGTTGAATACGCGCATGCGAAAATCGGCCTTGTCGGAAGGCCCGATCAGGATCATCCCGTCGGCGCCGATCCCGGTGTTGACATCGCTGACGCGAACAGCCAGTTCCGGCAGTTCCTCCTCGCAGAGCGTTTCCTCAAACAGATTCACATAGATATAATTGTTGCCTAACCCATGCATTTTCGTGAATTTCAATCCGTTCACCCCATACCGTCCCATCCGTGATTCTTCTTTCTATTATAACGGATCGAACGGAAAACGCGCGTTTGATTTTTCAATCCAGCGGCACTCTGCCGACCGTGACGAGCGTCGACTTGTCCAGATCCAGCACCGTTTGCGCCAGTTCGGTCACGTCATCCCGCGACACATTGGCAATCGCCCGCAGGTCTTCCTCGACCGGACGAATGCGGCCGAACACCGCTTCATCAACCAACAGCCGTTCCGCGCGCCAGCTCAACTGGTCGACGCCAAACAGCAGATTCGCCCGCAACGTCGCTTTTGCCAGCTCGATTTCGTCGGCTGTCACATCATGCCGAATCGCCGCCACTTCCCGCCGGATCTCGTCCAGCAACCGCCCGGCGTTGTCAGGATGCGTTGCCGATTGAATGCCGTACAATCCGATCTCCTGCCAGCCAGAATAAAATCCTCCGATCGAATAAGCGAGTCCCAGTTCGTTGCGGATTTTGCGGAACAGCCGCGACCACGAATCCCCGCCAAGAATCGAGGTCAGCACATCGAACGCCGGAAGTTTTCCGTCGCTTAGCGGCGGTGCCTGAAACCCGATGAAAATTTGCTCCTGCTCATGCTCCTCGTCGATATGCAAACGGGGTGACCGGGCGATCCGCACGGGAGGCTTCGGCTTGCTCAACCGCTTGTCCGCTCCGAACCAGCGCGCGAGCACCTCCACCACTCGCTCGTGTTCCAGGTTTCCCGCGACAGCCACGATCAGATTTTCGGGAGTATAGTAGGATTCGGCAAATTCCCGCAGGTCACCCCTGCCGATCGCCGCGATCGTCTCCTCCGTACCGAGGATCGGATGGCCAAAATCGCCCAGCACCTGATGGTACAAACAATCTTCCCCCCAGGCTGCCGGGTCGTCCCGCGTCATCCGCCACTCTTCCAGGATAATGTCCCGCTCCCGCTCGACCGCCTGCTCATCCAGCGCAAAGCGGCTCAACATCTCCGCCATGATCTCGAGCGCCTGCAGCATCGTCGAAGCCGGAGCCGTCAGGTCATAGACGGTCGATTCGAAGCCGGTCGACGCGTTCGCGACCGCACCCAGCCGGGCCAATTCCATCATCAGCGTATCGTGATTTTTGTCGGGCGTTCCCTGAAACACCATATGTTCGAGAAAATGGGCCGTTCCCCACCCGGCAGGCGCTTCATAAGCGGAACCGGCGGCGAAGCGAAAAAGCGCCACCGCTCCCTTGTGATGCGGCGTGCGCTCGGTGAGAATGCGAATGCCGTTTGGCAATCGCGTCCGTTGCACTGCAGAACGACCTGTCATTCAGCCAACACCTTGTCCACTTCTTCCGGTTTGAATCCGACGGTCACCCTCTCCCCGCTGACGATGATCGGCCGTTTGACCAGCATGCCGTCAGATGCCAGCAGTTCAAGGATTGCCTCCTCGTCCATCTCTTTCAGTTTGTCTTTCAGGCCGAGCCCGCGGTATTTTTGTCCGCTCGTGTTGAACCATTTGCGGACGTCCAATCCGCTCTTTTCGATCCAAGCGC
Coding sequences within it:
- a CDS encoding nitrilase-related carbon-nitrogen hydrolase, which codes for MPNKVKIGLIQASHDVHGDEPVAVHKEKAIEKHLRLVREAADRGAQIICLQEIFYGPYFCAEQNTKWYESAEEVPDGPTVRLFQEMAKQLGAVIIVPVYEKAGIGVYYNTAAVIDADGSYLGKYRKQHIPHVGVGDKGCGFWEKFYFKPGNLGYPVFDTAVAKIGVYICYDRHFPEGARLLGLNGAEIVFNPSATVAGLSEYLWKLEQPAHAVANGYYVAAINRVGVEAPWNMGEFYGQSYLVDPRGRIVAIGSRDQDEVVIGEMDKNLIHEVRDLWQFYRDRRPETYGDMVRLLP
- the dapF gene encoding diaminopimelate epimerase translates to MNGLKFTKMHGLGNNYIYVNLFEETLCEEELPELAVRVSDVNTGIGADGMILIGPSDKADFRMRVFNNDGSEAKNCGNGLRSVAKYVYDRGMTRKREFQIETLGGVVQARVQVGQDNKVELVTVDMGAPRLLKKDLPMLGDPETTTILETIDVQGTPYTITAVSMGNPHAVIFVDDLDQVNVAAVGPLIERHPLFPERVNVEFIQVLNRGEIIFRVWERGSGITQACGTGACAAVVAGILTDRLDRKVLVHLLGGDLEIEWQEDGPVLMTGPAAYICDGVFYR
- a CDS encoding NAD(P)-dependent oxidoreductase; protein product: MAVKQAFIPVEDLHANFREVVPPLKPKEAVDEANRCLFCYDAPCVKACPTRIDIPSFIKKIATGNLYGSARTIMESNPVGASCARVCPTSELCEGACVLNHASRPIMIGLLQRYATDWAIWNRAVLFQAGAPNGRRVAIVGAGPAGLSAARELARIGYDVTVYEAKEKAGGLNTYGIVSFRLPQEIPLWEAEQVESLGVRFRYGVKVGVDVHAQELVDTHDAVLLAVGMGAVPRLGIEGEELAGVWDAISFIEETKTKPLTRDLIGKKVAVIGAGNTAIDAATCSVRLGAERVQIFYRRTQQEMTAYDFEYEFAKQDGVEFRWRVAPTRILGVDGRVTALELIRMELGEPDEKGRRRPVPVPGSEFVVEVDYVIKAIGQERQLPLIEAFGINHRNGIPIVEEGTYKTSRTNVFAAGDFIFGGGKTDAMVVDAAEQGKRAAYAIHAALEQQSPAG
- a CDS encoding YwhD family protein, coding for MELSLTAKTGHDTPDEFASLSAVIIDGDSVFVDNGAIHGKSRVERGIQFGAKSPDQIPNGRRVCVVWVTLKKGETGMGYHGICAAIPFRIDVEAKLGYKSLPDQVNKMSDAMKGLIKLEVLEPEEKAKLGAFLKEFRGGELWNQSRPEVREAFGE
- the preA gene encoding NAD-dependent dihydropyrimidine dehydrogenase subunit PreA, whose translation is MADLQIELAGIKSPNPFWLASAPPTNSGYQVMRAFEAGWGGAVWKTLTDDPIINVTSRFAALHYGGQRVLGFNNIELITDRPLEVNLREMAEVKKRFPQHALIASLMVEPKREKWHEIVKAVEAVGVDGLELNFGCPHGMAERGMGSAVGQHPDLVRQQTEWVKEVAQTPVIVKLTPNITDIRFTARAAREGGADAISLINTINSLMGVDLDTWLPIPHVDGKGAHGGYCGPAVKPIALNMVAECARDPLVGIPISGIGGISTWRDAVEFLLMGASGVQVCTAAMHHGFRIVEDMIDGLNHYLDQKGIPSVRDIIGKSLHTYSDWGNLNLNYKIVARINEATCINCNKCHIACEDASHQCIDIVHDERTGKQHLVVREDECVGCNLCQIVCPVEGTIQMVEIVTGKPPLTWNQRQAALAGQASCGGETMNKRGDHRCAN
- a CDS encoding M16 family metallopeptidase — encoded protein: MTGRSAVQRTRLPNGIRILTERTPHHKGAVALFRFAAGSAYEAPAGWGTAHFLEHMVFQGTPDKNHDTLMMELARLGAVANASTGFESTVYDLTAPASTMLQALEIMAEMLSRFALDEQAVERERDIILEEWRMTRDDPAAWGEDCLYHQVLGDFGHPILGTEETIAAIGRGDLREFAESYYTPENLIVAVAGNLEHERVVEVLARWFGADKRLSKPKPPVRIARSPRLHIDEEHEQEQIFIGFQAPPLSDGKLPAFDVLTSILGGDSWSRLFRKIRNELGLAYSIGGFYSGWQEIGLYGIQSATHPDNAGRLLDEIRREVAAIRHDVTADEIELAKATLRANLLFGVDQLSWRAERLLVDEAVFGRIRPVEEDLRAIANVSRDDVTELAQTVLDLDKSTLVTVGRVPLD
- a CDS encoding arsenate reductase family protein, yielding MTDVLFIQYPKCTTCRNAKKYLESKGVSLKERHIVDNPPTKEELRAWIEKSGLDVRKWFNTSGQKYRGLGLKDKLKEMDEEAILELLASDGMLVKRPIIVSGERVTVGFKPEEVDKVLAE
- the hydA gene encoding dihydropyrimidinase, with the translated sequence MRKLIRGGTVVTASETYQADVLIEADKVVAIGEQLEASGAEVIDAGGCYVFPGGIDPHTHLDMPFGGTVTADDFASGTRAAAFGGTTSIIDFCLSNKGQSLREAIAIWHEKARGKAVIDYGFHLMIAEANDQVLEELAHVVAEEGIVSLKVFMAYKNVLQADDETLFKTLVRARELGALVQVHAENGDVIDYLTKRALAEGKTDPIYHALTRPPEAEGEATGRAAALTALADSQLYVVHVSCAQAVRQIAEAREKGWQVYGETCPQYLVLDISYLEQPDFAGAKYVWSPPLREKWHQDVLWNALCNGILQTVGSDQCSFNFKGQKELGRGDFTKIPNGGPLIEDRFGVVYSEGVHKGRISLNQFVDVIATKAAKLFGMFPRKGTIAVGSDADLVIFDPGATRILSAATHHMNVDYNPFEGMKVHGQVVSVLLRGEFVIRDKQFVGRPGFGQFIRRTPFRRP
- a CDS encoding DMT family transporter, which codes for MREDRAVKALLAAVVVIWGLNVVMVKFLVGHFPPITLAAVRIGAATLLLLAILVWWRGGQHPSFRQIPARSWLYIIGAGVSAIFLHQTTLAMGLQTANASTGSLILALNPLVTGLLAYFLFREPLTWNRVLGLVMGFSGVFLVVAGDSMLEGNGRFLFGKGEWLVVAAMLFYVAGGLFVKKAAETVSVVAITAYMHAVGTLCLAVASVFETQERGGVTWPADWFVWTVLLFSAWVATGLCGIWWNNGIQKIGAGRTAMFLNGMPAASLVFAVLLLGERMIWIHAVGFVTVLIGVYLGTMNPRRPVANLPTSLPSKQVGH